The stretch of DNA AATCATCCTGTGTTTACCAGCAATTTTTATACTGAGGTGAAACTGTAATTCTGTCTTCAATTAAGGTTTAAAGCAGCTCAAACTAGAGGACGAGTAAGTTTCTCAATAGAACAGGAGAGTGTAGCGTAAAATGGATTGACTTTAGAAATGCCAATGTTGTACTAGATAACGTATTTAGTTTGATACTGTACAAATTCATTACAAATTGCATTTGTCTAATATTGTATAAGTGCAGCATACATACAATTTCGTCAAACTTGGAATTGTTGACCAATAAATTGTTAAACAACtataagttgaaaacaaatgttgaactAACTTTGACTGAGTGTTTTTGTGTTTTACTCGATGTACATACTAATATTCGTGGATTTGTCAAAGttatatttgtttccatttttaacTTGAAAAAAGGCTTTTGATTGTCACGGTCGTCTGCAGTGATACTCACCCTCGTTATCAGATGCCATACGAAGAGATTGCTCGTCCATATCTTGATACAATGATGGATCCTTATCGTCATCTAGATGTCGCCCTCGTCGTTTTCTTTCTTTTCCAATTGAATCATCCGAACCTCTTCGAGACATTTTCTTTACCTGAAATATAAAAGCTTTCCTTGAATGCAAAGCTCTAGTTCCTTGTCCGGTTTGGATAAACTGTGACTATTTGTCCGTTTTGGTTTATAAGCCCTTCCttcattgttttaatatttagatTTTCAAATGTATTGGCCTCGAGCGTGATATCACTTTGTATTGTCGAAATAAGCATATGGTGAAGAATAAAATGGTACCGTTGATGTTATTGAAAAGTTAAAGACTGTTGTGTATACCTCATGTAATGAGAGGTTCAAGTACGAGAATGAAACTTCTCAACAGTCTAATAAAACAAGTGACCACAAATCATTGGAGGCGATAAACATGATGTATTTCGTAACACGTTTTCTATCgcaaaaaatggaaaacatcTGTCTTAGTGTCAGATTGTCAAATAAAGACGGTATTTGAATAGATGATTTAATTTTTAGTTCTTAAATTCTAATGAGACACTGGTATCAGACTTTATACGTGTTTTTTCTGCACTGCTATAGCGAAGATGGTTTTACCTGAACAAGCAGAGCATTAGCAGACTTTTAAATTGTGATACTTATTTTCAATCATCTTTATTAATTTCTCTACAAAAATGTTCTAAAAACAGTCGATATTCGAAGACTTGTTTGACTTTAGCATAGATAGAATGCCCTTTAACTAATTGACTGTATAGTCAATGTTCAATCTTGAAAAACATTAAGTAATAGTTTATTATGAATACAAAAATTCCGTTGGAACATTCATTTGGATGACTTCGAGATTGACATACCGGTATTGCATTGCCTCCGATGTTTTGTATAAAAtacccattttctacatttgaaaaagcctgtaccaagtgaggaatatgacagtttttgtccattcgtttttgatgcgttttgttatttgattttgccattttattatggactttccgaattgattttcctctaagttcagtataatttttgtgattttacttttgatattgttttgttgggctgctgtctcattgacataaaCTAAGCATATCCATTTATTGATATCATTTTCGATGGATGCTGATATATGTTTTACTAATGAAGCATCATTGTAAAAAAATACACCAGTTTTGATTATTGAGGATAGGTATGATGTTtcattatatgaataaaacataagcagattgttaccccgggGGAAAATAGTCAGGTTCGGTGGATGTTATTGAATACATTAAACATTTTACTTCCTTCTTTATACTGAGGTTCTAGATAAGGGAATTTTttattcgttattttttttttattgtcatttctCTGATTTTCATAAGTATGCCCAAAGTTTTCTCTATTCTGAATTTTTTGTCCTATTCATTTGGCCCTTAACTTTCTTTTCTGTATACCCAATCCTACCCTCCCTATTTCTATTGTCCATacagctgagactactatatgtgttatagtagtctcagcataCAGTTACTGATTTTTGTTTTGAACGTACCTTTGCTCGTTGATTTTGAAACCACACTTGTACAACACGCACTGTTAATCCCGTTTCCGAGGCTAACTGCTCTCGTACCTgaagagaaataaaaaaacattgaaatatttgaaaataacttttaatatttttcaatattaattgAATGAGTCAATCTTTATTTGCAAACTAATAGTACTATTGATAAGCCAAAAGACACAGCACATAGTGAAAATATCTCATAACTGTACAAATTAATTAGATTTAGACATGTGTTATATGTTAAAGTTCTGTTACACATCTTGAGAGCACATTAGCTCATGAACACACGAATTAACTACAGTTTTTTTTTGGTACGGTTCGTGTTACTCATtattttgttagtttctgtgtagtgttttcgGACCGTTGTTTGTCTATTCGTCTTTGTTTCTCTTCGTCATGGCGTTTCGTCGAGTTTTTAGTTTGATATAAACCCTTTagtttcttcttcttttttaagTATTGCTTGAAGTCTCTTGGCAATTATCCATATTCTTGAAGTGTTCGAATGTCAGTTGTAGCTATTGGTTGTTTCACCAGTCTGCATTAATTACATGGTAACATTCGATTAGTGAAAGTTTTTAAACAGGCAAATATTCCACGAAGAAAAATTTTTCCAACTTGAGATGTCGCTGGTTTTTGTGCATTTGTGATGTACTACTCCGCAATCTGGTTTCTTTCTTTGAAATAAACTTTCTCTAGGAAATTACATTGCCTGGTTTTAAAAATGCTTATAAAAAGTTGCTTCGGTAATAGAAATCCCCCAAAAAGATGTATATATTTTCAATggaatattatgtaaaaaaaaactaaatatttactttCCGACAGGGTTTTGGATTAAGTTCAAATGCTGCCTTAAACTTTCGTCTTTGTTGTGTATTGAGTATTGTACGTGGACGTTTTGCTGCCCTATCTAAATCGCCATCAAAATCTTCATAACTGTCACTATCGTCTTCCACTGAAAAAAATAATCCCAATAATTAAAAAGTCTTTATTATTCTCAATTTGTCATTTTGATATAAATTGAATATTAAGATAATTTATTCAGTCTGAAAAGATGTAAATTGCATAAAAAAACAAGATCAGTGAAAAAGTCGTGCATGTTTAAAGCTGAAAAATATAGAGCATCAAATCTAGCTTGATgttaaaaaactaaattttaaaaattaaattgtaatttgTCATCTTAAAAGTTAAAAAAGTTCATGGAAAGTCAGGTATAAAACAACATAATATCTGTTACTGACAGTACACACTGAAAATGATTGACAGTTTCTTACAAGACGAACACTTTCTTTATGCAAAATTATGCAAATGAGATTCAAATTTATTTCCTGGTCTTCAATGCATATGCTTATAAGACTTTGATATAAGTGTACGTGTGGGTGTCCTAACATCTGGTAGATCGTTTTTTGATTGGATTACAGAATTGGTTTGTCGTTAGTATTGTACATATTAATGATATTCTAAATTCCCCGTTCTTTATGCTAATTAGCTAGCATAAGTACAGTATTGTGAGCCTTTGTCAACCAGAAAGTACAAGAAAAACGAAGatgaatatatttgtatatatttagtGACGGTTATGACATTTTCCAATACGACAATCATCGAAATCAAGATTTTTGTGGttgaaatttatttcagtttatttttaagttgttcattttttagtaaaattttgaaaaatttattgcAATAATGCATCAAATTTTGTCATTTGTCGCTTAAAGTGATTTTTCATGTCATATGCGTTTTTTTCAGCTGTCCAAATCAATATCAATGCATTTTGATTAAGTGGTTGccagatatgattttttttataatgttttaaaagcCTTAAAACAATGAACTTTGAGTAATTATCAAACGACGAAGCCATTTAAAATcacattgtttaaattttacaaaaactataTTTGAGACATTGTTTTCAGTACATTATCCGCTAATTtgtattttacagttcaaatactttaaatttcCAAGTTCACCAACTTATTTTGTCTGAAATGTCGAAATACATTACCTACACTTTAACGATTGACACCTGATAACTATATTTACCTGCATTGTAAACCGGAGGTATGATAAGCGATGTTACAAACTGTATCTATTTGTTTTTCGCATTTGGTACATGAACACTTATGAAATGAAACTCTGATTGATACAAATAGATCAAAAATTGATACAGTCATGAATAGGTTTGCAGTTCCCAATtccattgattgattggtgtttgcttaacgtacagtggaaaatatttcagaCGTATTCAGAACGATGTTCAATTCGAATGATAAATTTCAGTCTCTCTTGATATGATAAGGCTTATATTTTATAACTTGTCCCCTATCTTTCGTCGTTTACCCACACACCCCTTAAAAAAAGAAACGTTGACGACAGTTACCAGTAAGATTTAGGCGGGAATTTACACATACAATATATGTACACATTTGATACAAATGGCCATTTATTGAAGTATATCTCCTTGCTTCGAATTGGAATCGAACCAATTCTGGAAATCTTTAAGACGATATGTTGTTCGTGACAAGATAATTATCAAgacattagataaacataaaaaaatgtcgtTTACAAAGACTTAACATCAATGTTGTCGATCTAAGATACAATTGACTTTGAGAAACATGTAAGCAACATGATATCTGTAACTAAGGTAGATGATCTAGTATATAAGGTTTGTAAACATTACGACAATGTTCGTGGTATTAATATACATTTGGAAtacatagaaaaaagtaaaatcacaaaaaataggACATATTGAAATTATTTGGAAGGAACTTTCgaatttatttttgcttttgagcaTTTTAGAATTTGTTTTCACTCAACAGTTCTAAGGGAGCACCCATTTAACTTTTAAGAGggttatgggttttttttttctcagtcagtactttcatttagtttttcaacgctatcgatcagatttttttcttcttcaaaatttaaaactataaGATATGGGTAAAATCTCGGAATAATTTCTTTTGTTAATTGCTTGACAAGAATTTTTTAAATTGGGTatcagaacatttttttttaggaaaaaaccaTACCCCCCCTTTTTGAAGTAATATATGTATCTTATTCAAAACAGCATTATCTCTTCCAAACAACTTCTTCAAAGGTAGACATAAAGTGAATTATTCAAAGAAAAGTAAACGCTGACCGAATTTGGAACAATGTCAATGTTTGGCTGTTCAATCTCTTCGTAGCAGAAATAAACTCTAAAAATACAATGACACACAAGTCCAAACAACGCCTGCTCCGTCTTTCATATACAAATAGAAACGAAAACCTGACGAACGGAAATAAAAAAAGTTCCTGGTAGCTTTGTCTTGTGCAAGTTGTAAACAGATTCAATATGTTTTAAAGACTAAAACCGTCTTATTACCAACCCAACAAAACACATCCTCTGTGTACCTCAAAATATTGATTGAAGTTTGTAACAAAaacgcccagtggcaaatatttcatgtttgcTATTGACACTTCAAATATATAAGAAGGTTAGGGAACCAgttagtatttcttttttttttttaataaaattaccaAAACGCTTTACAAGTAAGAAACGTTTCATACTGATTATGTTTTGAATCGTCTGCCAAATGGAAATGGcgggaaaaaataattaaaaataaataagacgCAACAAATGAACACCACAACTCGGCCTGTTGTAAAAATTAAAGACGTGCCGTAGAAAACGTTTGTATTTAATTCGGTAAACTTTTGGTTTTGCGGTCTTGTTAAGGAAAAATCCCGAATGCAAAAATGTAAGAGGTTATCGTAAAAACTTGTAATAAACATCATGCAGAACTGACGTAATTAACGTCACAAataaaaagtctttttattttggcatacAAAAAAGCTCTAAATGGATTGATGATTCAATTACAGAGATTTCTGCAGtaaattatagaaaaacaaaCAGAATGACACGTTCTGTTTATAGAATGACAGTTTAGTGACACAGATCTTTGAAGCTAACGGCTAAACAGCGCCAACTTTTCACAATTAGCAATGCAAATGAATGCTTGTTGTACTTTCGAAATGTTAATTACTCGAAGGTCACActtcaaaaatttaaatcttaaTTGATGTGACCAGTGTTCGTGGAACATTTTCTTTGTTCTTAGTTGACAATTGTAGCACGGCATGAATTCAAACTTATTTTATGACAAGTTATACTGCCGTGACGTTAACATACTATGTACACTCAACTAATAggaatttaattgaaaaagttAGACATTAGGCCTTGGAAAAGAGAATAatacttatttttaaaataaatttgcaaGAAACATGAGAAACAAACAATAAATGTCAAATTTGTAAATATAGTCATCATGGATTTGTCAAATTTATCAATCTATGGTAGTACCAATTTGTCATTCAAAGTCATACCTATCAGATTCAATAacgtatatatatgtttatgtatataaaaCGCTTGGGGTGCCTGCGTGTTAACATGAATGACATAGCTGGATGTGAAACGCAGTTGCTACTCATCTTTTTCGCAATTTAGCGtagattttatgaaaaatatcCCTGACTAAAGatacattaattgtcgaaatgaaATTAGGTGAGGTAAACTTGGTACCTCTAGTGTGCTCAAACTTATCTTTTCACATCAGATACATATGTTTTCCCCAGgctacatgtatataacttaAACTgaagaaaaatgaagaaaatatttttcGGTTACCTTTTGGACTATAGGAAAGAACACTAAATTCTTTGTCGAAATCAAATCGACAAAAGAGCTGTCCATCTTTGAGCACATATTGGTCCCCTTTCTGTAATATATGGCCACATTCCACACACCGGAAACAGTTCATGTGATATACATTTCCATTAGCCTTCATTACCAGTTCTTGAGCTGAAATGCAGTAGCCACAACCAGAACATTTTCCACGGAATAATCTGAAAAAGTAGACATTCAATTAGTCTAAGCCTAAATATACATTTAGGAGAAATGCAGGcaaaaataccaattttcatttaTACGCAGAAGCGGATCCAGTATTTTGAAAAGGGTGCCCCCACAGTAGGCAATTTTAGGAGTAGAACATGTAAAAAATCTATTCATTAACGATATATGTAGCTCCAGGAGTGACAACCCGTACACCTACCCTTCCCCACTTATTCCGGTTCAGATGCGTATATAACGAAGTGTTGCGCGATAcattattcaattcaaaacaccACATAGCCACTGTTTATACATAAAACGACACTTTCTCCGAAAAATCAGGGGAAAAGAGGTTCATATAAGTGATAACGTTAAATAAGTGTCACAATTATAAACAAGTATTCTTTTAGCTTGATACGTATTGGTTTGCCACATACACCAATAGTTgtttaagtacgccagacgcgcgtttcgtctacttaagacttaTCAATGACgctgatatcaaaatatttatatagccaaataagttcaaagttgaagagcattgaggatccaaaattccaaaaagttgtgccaaatacggctaaggtaatctatgactgggataagaaaatccttagtttttttcaaaaaattcagagttttataaacaggaaatttataaaaatgaccacattattgatattcatgtcaacatacAGGAGAAGGTCATTTAATTTTGTAATATAAGTCAGTAACTCATGTCAATCATAAGTtctgcatatatgtatatataaaggttcattgttgaaggccatacaacgACATGTGGTGGTTTAAATCTTTGACCCTTGGTTATTGGTGGatgtttgtttcatttatattcatataccATCTCCTTTTCGATACATTAACTGTTAAAGTCAGTAAGTCCAGTTTTGAAATTTTCCATTTCCTGCAGGTCAGTATcgctggataaaaaaaaaataatattgaatcaaTATTTTCGAGGCAATAAGGTccagttttgaaattttctattACCTGCAGGTTAGTGCCCAGACagttgtttttgaataaaaagtttttatattgattcaaTATTTTCCAAGGCAATAACCTGACAATGTATGCAAAGTTACGAAAGTACAATCAACCTCCCTTATTTATTCAATCCAAAATCGGCGTGGTTAATAAGATTTCCTTAAACGCATGATGTGCAAGTCGCAATGTCAGACGGCTAAAACGGAAATATCGTATGACTAAATAAGGTACATGTACTATACTGCAGAGTCATCAGTACTGATGTCAACTGCACAAACAGATATTTTGAGGTCCCACGTGTGTGGTACTTGGAAATTGAAACATAACTTTTTTCGTGCAGGTCAAATTTAAATACCATTTAATTGATCTTATATCAGTAAGTATAGAACCGTCTTTAATCAAAACTCAATGACAGTCATATATTTTAGTATGATACTCAAATAGTAAAGTTTTATATTCTTTCGTGTACACATGCTTCAATAAGAAAAGGCAGATTGGACCACAAACTGTAAGAGTAACATTTGATAACAAATGAATGCATACGATATATAATCAATcagaaatttttatttattaagaaaatattttgaCATAAACTAGGTTTACCAGCGTCAACGAATTCAATTGTCTTGACATTTATAGCAGAAGTTTATGAAAACAACAATTCTAAAACGAAATAAAAGACTAGGTATTACCAAAACGACCAATG from Mytilus galloprovincialis chromosome 2, xbMytGall1.hap1.1, whole genome shotgun sequence encodes:
- the LOC143063040 gene encoding LIM homeobox transcription factor 1-beta-like, with translation MPSLQMEVCAGCQRPIEDRYLLKVQNNYWHETCMICAICRLPLQGSCFMRDSALYCRADYEKLFRGKCSGCGYCISAQELVMKANGNVYHMNCFRCVECGHILQKGDQYVLKDGQLFCRFDFDKEFSVLSYSPKVEDDSDSYEDFDGDLDRAAKRPRTILNTQQRRKFKAAFELNPKPCRKVREQLASETGLTVRVVQVWFQNQRAKVKKMSRRGSDDSIGKERKRRGRHLDDDKDPSLYQDMDEQSLRMASDNEGSLYSNVDLSNNMFMDVQTSEDSAESPEQNISESLGPDLNKSRCPTNHINKLYSMQNSYFCAE